A region of Pseudomonas cavernicola DNA encodes the following proteins:
- the aroC gene encoding chorismate synthase: MSGNTYGKLFTVTTAGESHGPALVAIVDGCPPGLELSLTDLQRDLDRRKPGTSRHTTQRQEADEVEILSGVFEGKTTGCPIGLLIRNTDQKSKDYSAIKDLFRPAHADYTYQHKYGIRDYRGGGRSSARETAMRVAAGAIAKKYLATLGITVRGYMSQLGPIEIPFKSWDSVEENAFFSPDASKVPELEAYMDQLRRDQDSVGAKITVVAEGVMPGLGEPIFDRLDADLAHALMSINAVKGVEIGAGFASIAQRGTEHRDELTPQGFLSNNAGGILGGISSGQPIVAHLALKPTSSITTPGRSIDVDGNPVEVITKGRHDPCVGIRATPIAEAMMAIVLLDHLLRHRGQNAGVQVNTPVLGQL; the protein is encoded by the coding sequence ATGTCCGGCAATACCTACGGCAAGCTGTTCACTGTCACCACCGCTGGCGAGAGCCATGGCCCGGCCCTGGTCGCCATCGTTGACGGCTGCCCGCCGGGGCTGGAGCTGTCGTTGACCGACTTGCAGCGCGACCTCGATCGGCGCAAGCCGGGCACCAGCCGCCACACCACGCAGCGCCAGGAAGCCGACGAGGTCGAGATTCTCTCCGGGGTGTTCGAAGGCAAGACCACGGGCTGCCCGATTGGCCTGCTGATCCGCAATACCGACCAGAAGTCCAAGGACTACTCGGCGATCAAGGATCTGTTCCGCCCAGCCCACGCCGACTACACCTATCAGCACAAATACGGCATCCGTGACTATCGCGGCGGCGGCCGCAGTTCTGCCCGCGAAACCGCCATGCGCGTAGCGGCGGGTGCCATCGCCAAGAAATACCTGGCGACTCTGGGCATTACCGTGCGCGGCTATATGAGTCAGCTCGGTCCGATCGAGATCCCGTTCAAGAGCTGGGATTCGGTCGAAGAAAACGCTTTCTTCAGCCCCGACGCGAGCAAGGTGCCAGAGCTGGAGGCCTATATGGACCAGTTGCGCCGCGATCAGGATTCGGTCGGCGCGAAGATCACCGTGGTCGCTGAGGGTGTGATGCCTGGCCTGGGCGAGCCCATTTTCGACCGCTTGGATGCGGACCTGGCCCATGCGCTGATGAGCATTAATGCGGTGAAAGGCGTGGAGATCGGCGCCGGCTTCGCCAGCATCGCCCAGCGCGGCACTGAGCATCGGGATGAACTGACCCCGCAAGGTTTTCTCAGCAATAACGCCGGCGGGATTCTCGGCGGGATTTCCTCCGGCCAGCCGATCGTGGCCCATCTGGCGCTGAAGCCGACTTCCAGCATCACCACGCCGGGTCGCTCGATCGATGTGGACGGCAACCCGGTCGAGGTGATCACCAAAGGGCGCCACGACCCGTGCGTCGGCATTCGCGCCACGCCGATTGCCGAGGCGATGATGGCCATCGTGTTGTTGGATCATCTGCTGCGTCATCGTGGGCAGAACGCTGGCGTGCAAGTGAATACACCGGTGCTTGGGCAGTTGTGA